A genomic segment from Acetomicrobium sp. S15 = DSM 107314 encodes:
- a CDS encoding PHP domain-containing protein: protein MHPLWADLHIHTVLSPCAELEMGAPDIIERCRQEEIDLIAITDHNSARNAKALIEAGKLAGITVLPGVEVQSREDIHVVCIFPEIEKALSFGEWAWGLLPRIPNRPDIFGMQLVIDAQNNIIDEVEILLVQGIEAAVDEIIRKGHSMGGLVILPHLDRPSFSYTAVLGILPEDIEADALELSCRLSEGEAEAWKKKLPNLPIIRSSDAHRLCDIKRKCATPILADAPTFDELCLALNGERGRAVLWPWVLDIDLRI from the coding sequence ATGCATCCCTTATGGGCAGATCTTCATATTCATACTGTACTTTCGCCCTGTGCTGAGCTTGAAATGGGTGCGCCCGATATAATTGAGCGTTGTCGGCAGGAAGAAATAGATCTTATAGCCATAACCGATCACAATTCGGCGAGGAATGCTAAGGCCCTCATTGAGGCTGGAAAGTTGGCAGGCATAACAGTGCTTCCGGGTGTGGAGGTGCAGTCGAGGGAAGACATCCACGTGGTCTGCATTTTTCCTGAAATCGAAAAGGCTCTCTCTTTTGGGGAATGGGCGTGGGGTTTACTCCCCAGAATTCCGAACAGGCCTGATATCTTTGGGATGCAGTTAGTTATAGACGCGCAAAACAACATTATAGATGAAGTAGAAATTCTGCTGGTTCAAGGTATAGAAGCTGCAGTCGATGAGATCATCCGCAAAGGACATTCGATGGGAGGGTTGGTGATTTTACCTCATCTCGATCGCCCTTCTTTTTCTTATACTGCGGTGTTGGGCATCCTACCCGAGGATATAGAGGCGGACGCTCTGGAGCTGTCGTGCCGTTTGAGCGAAGGGGAGGCGGAGGCTTGGAAGAAAAAACTTCCGAATCTTCCCATAATTAGGTCTTCTGACGCACATCGCCTCTGCGACATAAAAAGGAAGTGCGCAACGCCGATATTGGCGGATGCGCCGACGTTCGACGAGTTGTGTTTGGCTCTAAACGGAGAGAGGGGGCGTGCTGTGTTATGGCCTTGGGTCCTTGACATTGATTTGAGAATATGA
- the nuoE gene encoding NADH-quinone oxidoreductase subunit NuoE, producing MVKEADVAERTRKIIAPWKGSKGGIIPILQELQKEFGYLPKEALDVMSRELKVPKAELYGIATFYAQFHLTPRGRHVVRVCRGTACHVRGSLKILERVKEILGVDENETTKDLRFTLEPVACLGACGLAPVMMVDDETHGRMTPDKVSAVLDRYQ from the coding sequence ATAGTAAAGGAAGCGGATGTGGCGGAGCGGACCAGGAAGATTATAGCCCCCTGGAAGGGGAGCAAAGGGGGAATAATCCCAATCCTCCAGGAGCTACAGAAGGAGTTCGGCTATCTGCCGAAAGAGGCGCTGGACGTTATGTCGCGAGAGCTCAAAGTTCCGAAGGCTGAACTTTATGGCATAGCGACATTTTACGCACAGTTTCATTTAACGCCGAGAGGGCGCCATGTCGTGAGGGTGTGCAGAGGCACCGCTTGTCATGTGCGTGGCAGTCTTAAAATTTTAGAGCGGGTTAAGGAAATATTGGGCGTCGATGAAAATGAGACTACTAAAGACCTGCGCTTCACATTAGAACCTGTAGCCTGTTTGGGAGCGTGTGGACTGGCCCCAGTTATGATGGTCGACGATGAGACCCATGGACGCATGACCCCGGACAAAGTGAGTGCCGTGCTCGACAGATATCAGTAG
- a CDS encoding ATP-binding protein: MLEDLSHSILDIAENAVNAEATKIVIEIAEKLDENKITLTVSDNGKGMDEDLLSRVSDPFVTSRKTRRVGLGIPFLRQAAEGCGGFFEIRSSPGKGTSVMASFCTDHIDCPPMGDLAATLITLLLGWPDKRWIFRYKINGRQFELDSDEIVKVLGDRESLHSCEVAAWLKGWIDENLSILRLGGSDQYAQDKKS; the protein is encoded by the coding sequence ATGTTGGAGGATCTTTCGCACAGCATCCTGGATATCGCCGAAAACGCCGTAAATGCTGAAGCTACGAAGATCGTCATTGAAATTGCGGAGAAGCTCGATGAAAACAAAATCACGTTGACAGTTTCGGATAACGGGAAGGGAATGGACGAAGATCTGCTGAGCAGGGTCTCTGACCCCTTCGTCACGAGCCGAAAGACGAGACGCGTAGGTTTGGGCATTCCCTTTTTAAGGCAGGCAGCCGAAGGATGTGGCGGCTTCTTTGAGATTCGTTCATCGCCTGGCAAGGGCACATCTGTGATGGCCTCTTTCTGCACGGACCACATAGATTGTCCACCTATGGGTGATTTGGCAGCTACGCTGATAACGCTGTTGTTGGGCTGGCCAGACAAGCGATGGATCTTTCGTTACAAGATAAATGGTAGGCAATTTGAGTTAGATTCCGATGAGATTGTGAAGGTGCTCGGGGATAGAGAAAGCCTTCATTCGTGCGAAGTGGCTGCGTGGCTCAAGGGTTGGATTGATGAAAATTTATCAATACTTCGTTTAGGAGGAAGTGATCAGTATGCCCAAGATAAGAAATCTTGA
- a CDS encoding (2Fe-2S) ferredoxin domain-containing protein encodes MPKIRNLEDLRKVKESAKDLTAARSGGRTHIIVGMGTCGIAAGAREVMTAILAELEKRGIKDVAVETTGCIGMCQFEPLVDVIRPGEPRITYGNVSPEDVPRIVAEHLINGNVVADKVIGRTD; translated from the coding sequence ATGCCCAAGATAAGAAATCTTGAAGATCTGCGCAAGGTAAAAGAGAGCGCAAAAGATCTGACGGCAGCGCGATCCGGCGGCAGAACTCACATCATCGTAGGTATGGGCACTTGCGGCATCGCTGCCGGGGCCCGCGAGGTTATGACCGCTATATTGGCTGAGCTAGAGAAGAGAGGAATAAAAGATGTGGCGGTGGAGACCACTGGCTGTATAGGCATGTGCCAGTTTGAGCCGTTGGTAGATGTAATCCGACCTGGAGAGCCGCGCATCACTTATGGCAACGTATCGCCTGAAGATGTGCCGCGTATCGTAGCGGAGCATCTCATAAACGGCAATGTGGTTGCTGATAAGGTTATAGGGAGAACTGACTGA
- the nuoF gene encoding NADH-quinone oxidoreductase subunit NuoF yields MPIYRAHVLVCGGTGCTASGSGEVFKAFREELAKKGLDKEIMLVETGCHGMCEMGPIVVVYPEGAFYCGVTPKDVPEIVEEHLYKGRLVKRLLYTMPEEMLKVPHYKDIPFYKKQHRIVLRNCGFIDPDRIEEYISRDGYQALAKVLTSMKPEEVIEEVKKSGLRGRGGAGFPTGLKWEFAHKARGDKKYIICNADEGDPGAFMDRSILEGDPHSVIEGMLIGAYAIGSDEGYIYCRAEYPLAIKRLKTAIAQAEEYGLLGDDIMGSGFSFHLHIKEGAGAFVCGEETALMASIEGRRGMPRPRPPFPANSGLWGKPTNINNVETWANVPPIILNGSDWYAALGTAKSKGTKVFALTGKVKHTGLIEVPMGITMREIIFELGGGILGDRGFKAVQIGGPSGGCLSEQHLDLSVDYESLTGAGAIMGSGGLVVMDEDTCMVDVAKFFLEFTQRESCGKCGPCREGTKQMLLMLNAITKGEGTLEDLDKLEKLAQMVKEMSLCGLGQTAPNPVLTTLRYFRHEYEAHILEKRCPAKACVALIRYTINPERCRKCGICARNCPVGCISGDRNTPYVIDQDRCIKCGTCIEVCPFHAVEKI; encoded by the coding sequence ATGCCTATATATCGAGCTCATGTATTAGTCTGCGGCGGAACTGGCTGCACTGCGAGCGGTTCGGGCGAGGTCTTCAAAGCCTTTCGCGAGGAACTCGCAAAAAAAGGTCTCGACAAAGAGATCATGTTGGTGGAGACCGGTTGCCATGGCATGTGCGAGATGGGGCCGATCGTCGTAGTTTATCCTGAAGGGGCGTTTTACTGCGGCGTGACTCCCAAGGATGTGCCTGAGATAGTGGAAGAGCATCTCTATAAAGGGCGTCTGGTCAAAAGGCTCCTCTATACCATGCCGGAGGAGATGCTCAAGGTTCCGCACTATAAAGACATCCCGTTTTACAAGAAGCAGCATCGTATAGTGTTGCGCAACTGCGGTTTCATAGACCCCGATCGCATAGAAGAATATATTTCTCGCGATGGGTATCAAGCGCTCGCTAAAGTCCTTACCTCCATGAAGCCAGAAGAGGTTATAGAAGAGGTAAAAAAATCGGGCCTTCGTGGCCGTGGCGGTGCTGGATTCCCAACGGGTCTAAAGTGGGAGTTCGCCCACAAGGCGAGAGGGGATAAGAAATATATCATCTGCAACGCCGACGAGGGTGACCCTGGGGCGTTTATGGACAGATCAATCTTAGAGGGTGACCCACACTCCGTCATAGAGGGGATGCTGATAGGCGCATACGCCATCGGTTCTGACGAGGGTTACATCTATTGCCGGGCTGAATATCCCTTAGCGATAAAGCGCCTAAAGACAGCTATAGCCCAAGCAGAGGAATACGGCCTGCTCGGCGATGACATAATGGGCTCCGGTTTTTCGTTTCACCTTCACATAAAAGAGGGCGCAGGGGCTTTCGTATGCGGAGAAGAGACAGCCCTTATGGCATCGATCGAAGGAAGGCGAGGCATGCCGAGACCCAGGCCGCCGTTTCCGGCCAACAGCGGTCTGTGGGGCAAACCTACGAACATAAACAACGTGGAGACCTGGGCCAATGTGCCGCCCATTATATTAAATGGCAGCGATTGGTATGCAGCGTTGGGCACGGCGAAGTCTAAGGGCACGAAGGTGTTTGCTCTCACGGGCAAGGTGAAACACACCGGGCTCATCGAAGTGCCTATGGGGATCACCATGAGGGAGATCATCTTCGAACTCGGCGGCGGCATTCTCGGAGACAGGGGCTTCAAGGCTGTGCAGATAGGCGGTCCATCGGGCGGATGTCTGAGCGAGCAGCACTTAGACTTATCGGTAGATTATGAATCGCTCACCGGAGCCGGGGCTATCATGGGTTCGGGCGGACTGGTGGTCATGGACGAAGACACGTGCATGGTGGACGTCGCCAAATTCTTCCTCGAATTCACTCAGCGCGAGTCATGTGGCAAGTGCGGCCCGTGTCGCGAAGGTACAAAGCAGATGCTGCTCATGCTCAATGCGATAACTAAGGGCGAGGGCACCTTGGAGGATCTGGACAAACTCGAAAAGCTCGCCCAGATGGTCAAAGAGATGTCTCTCTGCGGTCTTGGTCAGACGGCTCCAAACCCCGTTTTGACCACACTTCGCTATTTCAGACACGAATATGAGGCGCACATCCTCGAGAAGCGTTGCCCGGCCAAAGCCTGCGTCGCGCTCATCCGCTACACGATAAACCCGGAGCGTTGTCGGAAGTGCGGAATATGCGCCCGCAATTGCCCGGTCGGGTGTATAAGCGGTGACCGCAACACTCCTTACGTTATAGATCAAGATCGCTGCATCAAGTGTGGCACGTGCATCGAAGTGTGCCCGTTCCACGCTGTTGAGAAGATTTAG
- a CDS encoding molybdopterin-dependent oxidoreductase: MKEITLTIDGKTCKGELGDTVLQVARKNDVYIPTLCFLEGLSPIGSCRMCVVETEGSNKLLTSCTTPAQDGMAIITKSPKLHDYRRQILELLFADRNHFCMYCSQSGDCELQKLAIEHGMDSVRFPYLYSKFDVDTTNEDIMMDHNRCILCLRCIRVCSEKVGAHALDLEKRGWQAKVVSDLGQKLGESESCVECGACAQVCPTGTITIRDFVYRGRRNECDAVVESICPLCSVGCQIKAYVRTGSVVRVEGSNLEGPDGGQLCYQGRWWLPEATERERILTPLVRRGAEYVEASWEEALNLISAKLGEAQKSGRAGALLSSLCTDEELTLFSAFFRNALGIDNVDAFDGDVMRGFIKGFAPFREQGICPFTAAKNILNSDLIMMLSADPQREAPVVASYIRVATLHNGAYLVNASSYLDPFPGITDLSVRLPENDEGLRAIELLAQAVAALAQSTARGEEKEYEASEDLLSSYREALDSAASAFDVDKKSLEELIMKLSQAKRPVFVLGKNLTKNHRMVTAAANLAIASQAFFDDGLGVVPLLFGGNALGAINTIVSEEAWLGKKDLDFLYVFSTGMIPEDAASLAAISSTKFVAVQVPYMVRPLVNLADVILPAPAWYERSGHFCTIEGETRRLNVIVPPPAEMRPLSYVLDGMAKNLGVTIGKAQVPPCEAIFAQKVPSAKARMVLLQEVY, translated from the coding sequence ATGAAAGAGATTACCCTTACCATAGATGGAAAGACGTGCAAGGGGGAGCTCGGAGACACCGTGCTTCAGGTCGCCCGCAAAAACGATGTCTACATTCCGACGCTTTGCTTTCTCGAAGGTCTCTCTCCGATAGGCTCTTGTCGTATGTGCGTCGTAGAGACAGAAGGGAGCAACAAGCTCCTCACCTCATGTACCACTCCTGCGCAGGATGGCATGGCCATAATCACAAAGAGTCCGAAGTTGCATGACTACAGGCGTCAGATCCTGGAGCTTCTCTTTGCCGATAGAAACCATTTCTGCATGTATTGTTCACAGAGCGGCGACTGCGAACTCCAAAAGCTGGCGATAGAGCACGGTATGGATTCGGTCCGTTTCCCTTATCTGTACTCCAAGTTCGACGTCGATACGACGAATGAAGACATAATGATGGACCACAACCGCTGCATACTCTGCCTTCGTTGTATAAGGGTCTGCTCTGAAAAGGTCGGTGCCCACGCTCTGGACCTTGAGAAGCGCGGATGGCAGGCGAAAGTCGTTTCCGACCTAGGCCAAAAGTTGGGTGAAAGCGAGAGCTGCGTAGAGTGCGGCGCCTGCGCTCAAGTCTGCCCTACGGGCACTATAACGATAAGAGACTTCGTCTATAGAGGGCGAAGGAATGAATGCGATGCGGTTGTGGAAAGCATTTGCCCCTTGTGCTCAGTCGGATGCCAAATTAAGGCTTACGTCCGCACCGGAAGCGTAGTGCGGGTAGAAGGATCAAATCTCGAGGGACCCGATGGCGGCCAGCTTTGCTATCAGGGCCGTTGGTGGCTCCCGGAAGCCACTGAGAGAGAGCGAATATTGACCCCCCTTGTACGCCGTGGAGCTGAATATGTCGAAGCCAGTTGGGAAGAGGCCCTCAATCTGATCTCTGCAAAACTTGGAGAAGCCCAGAAAAGCGGCAGGGCAGGAGCGCTTCTTTCGAGCCTCTGCACAGACGAAGAACTCACGCTGTTTTCTGCCTTTTTCAGAAACGCGCTCGGCATAGATAATGTGGACGCCTTTGATGGCGACGTCATGAGGGGTTTCATCAAAGGTTTTGCTCCTTTCCGCGAGCAGGGCATCTGTCCATTCACCGCAGCCAAGAATATCCTGAACAGCGATTTAATAATGATGCTCTCCGCTGACCCGCAGAGAGAGGCGCCGGTTGTTGCGAGCTACATCCGCGTGGCGACCCTACATAATGGTGCTTATCTGGTGAACGCATCCTCATACCTCGATCCCTTCCCAGGCATTACGGATCTGAGCGTCCGTCTGCCGGAAAACGATGAAGGCCTACGCGCTATCGAGCTTTTGGCTCAAGCTGTGGCGGCGCTGGCGCAGTCAACCGCGCGTGGGGAGGAGAAGGAATACGAAGCGAGTGAAGACCTGCTGTCTTCGTACAGGGAAGCGCTGGACAGTGCCGCTTCTGCCTTCGATGTGGACAAAAAAAGCTTGGAAGAGCTCATCATGAAGCTCTCTCAGGCCAAACGTCCAGTTTTCGTCCTTGGCAAAAATTTGACCAAAAACCACAGGATGGTCACGGCGGCTGCCAACTTGGCCATAGCGTCTCAGGCGTTCTTCGATGACGGGTTGGGCGTTGTGCCCCTCTTGTTCGGCGGCAATGCACTTGGAGCGATAAACACAATCGTGAGCGAAGAGGCATGGCTTGGCAAGAAAGATCTGGATTTTCTGTATGTGTTCTCTACAGGTATGATACCGGAGGACGCCGCATCACTGGCCGCCATATCGAGCACAAAGTTTGTGGCTGTTCAAGTTCCGTATATGGTGCGCCCTCTGGTCAACTTGGCCGACGTCATACTGCCGGCGCCGGCGTGGTACGAGCGCAGTGGGCACTTCTGCACTATAGAGGGAGAGACGCGCAGGCTCAATGTCATAGTTCCGCCGCCTGCCGAAATGCGCCCGTTGTCTTACGTGCTCGATGGGATGGCGAAAAATCTCGGCGTGACGATAGGCAAGGCACAAGTGCCTCCTTGCGAGGCAATCTTCGCTCAAAAGGTGCCATCGGCGAAGGCGCGGATGGTTCTGCTTCAGGAGGTGTATTAG
- a CDS encoding NADH-quinone oxidoreductase subunit B family protein has product MGKAKIASVWLEACAGCHMSFLDIDERIIGLLERAELTATPITDIKEIPQVDVGVIEGALGNEEELHLAKVMRERCKILVAWGDCAVFGGINCMRNFTTPELTLKEGYVNTASTVNPEGVIPHEDVPKLLPQALPVDRAVKVDVYVPGCPPDADTIYYVFAELLEGRVPKVPVEMMRYD; this is encoded by the coding sequence ATGGGGAAGGCAAAGATAGCAAGTGTATGGCTTGAGGCGTGTGCGGGTTGTCATATGTCGTTCCTCGACATAGATGAGCGAATTATAGGGCTCCTGGAGCGTGCCGAGCTCACCGCCACCCCTATAACAGATATAAAAGAGATCCCTCAGGTGGATGTCGGCGTCATCGAGGGTGCGCTGGGCAATGAAGAGGAGTTACATTTGGCCAAAGTAATGAGAGAGCGGTGCAAGATATTGGTTGCCTGGGGCGATTGTGCTGTCTTCGGTGGCATAAACTGCATGCGCAACTTTACCACCCCTGAGTTGACGCTGAAGGAGGGCTATGTCAACACGGCCAGCACCGTCAATCCCGAAGGGGTGATTCCTCACGAGGATGTGCCCAAGTTGCTTCCTCAGGCGCTTCCCGTGGACAGAGCCGTAAAGGTTGACGTATATGTGCCCGGTTGTCCGCCTGATGCCGACACGATATATTACGTCTTCGCTGAATTGCTTGAAGGGCGCGTACCGAAAGTGCCCGTCGAAATGATGCGATATGATTAG
- a CDS encoding Ni/Fe hydrogenase subunit alpha — MSRKIEINPVTRIEGHGKITVQLDDKGQVKNARFHVTQFRGFELFSRERDFREMPVITPRICGICPVSHHLASAKACDDILGVEIPKTAKNLRELMHMGQVVQSHALSFFHLSSPDLLFGFDADPAVRNVAGLVESYPELAKKGVVLRKFGQEIIKTLGGKKIHPWHSIPGGVNRGLKRDERDEILGQIPQMKAIAKEAIALIKGYLKEHAAEAKSFATVSTAYMGLVRDGMLELYDGNIRIRGPRGRVIDEFACSDYLSYIGEHVEPWSYLKFPYYKPLGFPHGSYRVGPLGRVNACDDISTPEASAELSVFRQASEDGIVPHTLYYHYARLIEALYGLERIEELLNDPDTLGNELRVSSNEIRPEGIGVIEAPRGTLIHHYWVDEKGAITKVNLIVATGHNNYAMNKGVEQVAKEHIKGEDVDEGVLNRMEHVIRCYDPCLSCSTHAVGKMPLLLEVLSHDGECLRRISKE, encoded by the coding sequence ATGAGCCGCAAGATAGAGATTAATCCTGTGACGCGCATCGAGGGGCACGGCAAGATAACGGTGCAGCTTGATGACAAAGGCCAGGTCAAAAATGCTCGCTTCCATGTCACGCAGTTCAGGGGGTTCGAGCTGTTCAGCCGTGAGCGGGATTTTCGTGAGATGCCTGTCATCACTCCCAGGATTTGTGGCATATGCCCAGTGAGCCATCACCTCGCCTCCGCTAAGGCCTGTGACGACATATTGGGCGTGGAAATCCCCAAAACGGCTAAAAATTTGAGAGAGCTCATGCATATGGGGCAGGTGGTTCAATCACACGCCTTGAGTTTCTTCCATCTGTCGAGCCCTGACCTACTCTTCGGCTTCGATGCCGATCCCGCGGTGAGAAATGTGGCGGGGTTAGTTGAGTCTTATCCTGAGCTGGCGAAAAAAGGCGTAGTCCTGCGCAAGTTCGGCCAAGAGATCATAAAGACGTTGGGGGGCAAAAAGATCCATCCCTGGCATAGCATACCGGGCGGCGTGAATCGCGGTTTAAAGCGGGATGAGCGCGATGAGATCTTGGGGCAAATCCCACAGATGAAGGCTATTGCCAAAGAGGCCATCGCTTTGATCAAGGGCTACCTAAAAGAACACGCCGCTGAGGCCAAGAGCTTTGCTACCGTCAGCACTGCTTATATGGGGCTCGTGCGCGACGGCATGCTTGAGCTTTACGACGGAAACATCCGCATCCGCGGTCCTCGGGGAAGGGTTATAGACGAGTTTGCGTGCTCTGATTATCTGAGCTACATAGGCGAGCACGTGGAGCCGTGGAGTTACCTTAAGTTCCCCTATTACAAGCCCTTAGGTTTTCCACACGGTAGCTACCGTGTGGGGCCCCTTGGCAGGGTCAATGCGTGCGACGATATCTCCACGCCGGAAGCGTCCGCTGAGCTTTCGGTGTTCAGACAGGCTTCTGAAGACGGCATCGTGCCCCACACCCTCTATTACCATTACGCGCGCCTAATAGAGGCGCTTTACGGCCTTGAAAGGATAGAAGAGCTCTTGAATGATCCCGACACGCTCGGAAACGAGCTCAGGGTCAGCTCGAACGAAATCAGGCCCGAAGGGATAGGTGTAATAGAAGCCCCTCGAGGCACGCTCATCCATCACTATTGGGTGGACGAGAAAGGTGCCATAACCAAGGTAAACTTGATAGTAGCGACCGGACACAACAATTACGCCATGAATAAGGGCGTGGAGCAGGTGGCTAAAGAACATATCAAAGGCGAAGACGTGGACGAAGGCGTATTGAATCGAATGGAACACGTCATACGATGCTACGATCCGTGTCTTTCCTGTTCCACCCATGCCGTGGGTAAGATGCCCCTGCTCCTCGAGGTGCTATCCCACGACGGAGAGTGCTTGAGGAGGATCAGTAAAGAGTAG
- a CDS encoding hydrogenase maturation protease — translation MKVLVLGYGNPYRGDDGVGPLLAERIAQWLASLGEAVELWVGQQLLPELAEDLANHDVVVFCDASAVPLKDGFLLEDICVSSDPEGLTLHSVSPQWLLGLAQSFAGHAPKAYLLSVEGDSFDFSEGLTARCEERAKAALQCFQIWWKSGNDSAVMI, via the coding sequence ATGAAGGTTTTAGTGTTGGGTTATGGAAATCCGTATCGCGGAGATGATGGCGTAGGGCCTCTTTTGGCCGAGCGCATTGCTCAGTGGCTTGCTTCGCTCGGAGAAGCGGTGGAGCTGTGGGTTGGGCAGCAGCTCTTGCCGGAACTCGCAGAGGATCTCGCAAACCACGATGTAGTTGTGTTTTGCGATGCAAGCGCTGTGCCCTTGAAGGACGGTTTTCTGTTGGAAGACATCTGTGTCTCCTCCGATCCGGAGGGACTGACGCTACATTCCGTCTCTCCCCAGTGGCTTTTGGGACTCGCTCAAAGCTTTGCAGGGCATGCGCCTAAGGCATACCTTTTGAGCGTGGAGGGCGACTCCTTTGATTTTAGCGAGGGACTGACCGCGCGATGCGAGGAGCGGGCAAAAGCAGCGCTGCAGTGTTTTCAGATTTGGTGGAAGAGTGGCAATGATAGCGCGGTTATGATATAA
- a CDS encoding HAD family hydrolase: MSISPPFWHPAFSRAFILDWDGVVVETKLDFSSIYKRFFGGKRVMLLEVMQSLPQEVRAEIGRCLEEIETDGSRKAQPVPGSLELLSWLEEKNVPWGIVSRNSRASVEIAAKCAGIALPPVVITRDEKVPVKPAPEAFWKASELMGVEPSCTVVVGDFLYDLIGARRAGMRSVLVQRMEKEWLDWVEASYPTLVDFARSLKEPEPLTPWEYHPLEAKKGREWLEKCFSLTVQIPRDVRKPCSWAVMVATLGVGIIAVPEGLCLEASHWLNDPYFEMVDLWQPLPKILERFLRSRFPMTKVVEGNGGFLLPADPEFLEESLGILVQ, encoded by the coding sequence TTGAGCATATCACCGCCTTTTTGGCATCCGGCTTTTTCTCGTGCCTTCATTTTGGACTGGGACGGCGTAGTGGTCGAAACGAAGCTCGATTTTTCTTCAATTTATAAGCGTTTTTTTGGCGGTAAGCGGGTGATGCTCCTCGAAGTGATGCAGTCGCTGCCTCAAGAAGTTCGCGCAGAGATTGGGCGTTGCCTCGAGGAGATCGAAACGGATGGGTCTCGCAAGGCTCAACCTGTACCGGGCTCTTTAGAGCTCTTGTCTTGGCTTGAGGAGAAAAATGTTCCTTGGGGCATCGTATCGCGCAACTCCAGGGCTTCTGTCGAAATTGCGGCGAAATGCGCTGGTATCGCTCTGCCTCCTGTGGTCATAACGAGGGATGAAAAAGTTCCGGTAAAGCCTGCGCCGGAGGCTTTTTGGAAGGCATCGGAGCTTATGGGGGTAGAGCCCTCTTGCACGGTAGTCGTTGGAGACTTCCTGTACGACCTGATCGGGGCGAGGCGGGCCGGAATGAGGTCCGTCCTCGTGCAGCGCATGGAGAAGGAGTGGCTCGATTGGGTCGAGGCATCATACCCCACCCTTGTGGATTTTGCGAGATCCCTGAAGGAGCCCGAGCCCTTGACGCCGTGGGAATATCACCCGCTTGAAGCGAAGAAGGGGAGAGAGTGGTTGGAGAAGTGCTTTAGCTTGACGGTTCAGATCCCACGCGACGTTCGAAAACCCTGTTCGTGGGCTGTGATGGTGGCTACGCTTGGCGTAGGCATCATCGCCGTGCCTGAAGGCTTGTGCCTCGAAGCGTCTCATTGGTTAAACGACCCTTACTTTGAGATGGTAGATTTGTGGCAACCTCTTCCTAAAATTCTTGAGCGCTTCCTGAGGAGTCGTTTCCCCATGACCAAGGTAGTAGAGGGGAACGGCGGGTTTTTATTGCCGGCGGATCCGGAGTTTTTGGAGGAAAGCCTGGGAATTTTGGTGCAATGA